In the genome of Dromiciops gliroides isolate mDroGli1 chromosome 1, mDroGli1.pri, whole genome shotgun sequence, the window tacttccaggatcaaacactAACTCCTTTAGTACATGACTCCAGCCTACCACCTTCCTAACATTACTGCACATTAATTCTCCTCCCAGCCCAGCCCATCTACTCCTGCCTACCCAGAATGCTCCCTGTGCAGACTCCATCCGCTCAGCGCCTCTGACCTTCCTACCTGGCCTCTCAGAAGCCTCACCTCAGTGAAGGGTCCTCTACCCCCTAGCCCAGGGGCCTTCCTGAGCAGCCCCCACAAAATCACTTTGTATGAATGTCTATAAACATGtcattcccccttcctttctctttctaagCCCAGCACCTTGCAGAGAGTGGGCCCTTATTAATGTTTATGGACTTGACCAGGGACTTACCAACAGATTCATCTTTACACACTTCCACTTTGGCCTTCACTTGTCCTAAGGCTCCTTGGGCTGTGTCTCCCCCTAAAGGTTCTTTCTCATCGAGAGACCCAGAGTCCACTGCTGTGGAGTCTGGCTCCTCATTCTGGCTGTCCAACTCGGAAGCCTTGTCCAGGGATTTGATTGGGGAGGCATCCCCAATTGGAGTGATGTCATTACTGAGTTCTCTTTCCTCGTTGTCCTTCATCTTCTTATAATGTAGACAAGGAATGCTGCTCAGGGGAGGATCATGTTTCTGGACAGACAGTAAAACAGCAAAGCTTCATGAATTGCAGCACACGATCTGCGTACGCTGAGTTCTGATTTCTCATGAGCTATAAACAAACATTTTCCAAGGCATGCAATTCTAAGTTTCAGCATTTATAGAACTAACCAGGGTGATTCCAATCTTTCTAAATAcagttaaaattaaatttttacatTACCCATGACCAATGAGCCCCCTACCCTTATGCTTCCTGTTCCTAAGAAGTATGGTCTGGACCAGGTAACAACCCTAGATTCTCTATGCAGATAGACAGGAATTCCAGAGTTATGGAATGTCATGATCCATCCATCAGGTAACGGTTCTGTAGGCGGGCGGCCACGGCCTttataaaaagacaagaaaatccGGGAATTACTTGAAGCTttagctttttaaagaaaatgttcattcagttaagtataataaaaataacttttaaattgtTATAAAGACCCAAAATTTCTCCCCTCCAGAACCAGACTACAAACCCATACCTACTGATTATGACAATGAGTCTTCATACTCTGAGTGTTGTTTACAAAATGCTCACCTGCCAACTCAGAAGTTAAGTTAACTGATCCAAGCATCACTCTCTTCAGTGATGGGAgcaacctgaggctcagagaaggatggccacacagctagagaCTAGTATTGaactggaattcaaaatcttctGGCTATAATATCAACTTCTTTTGGTTTGCCTCTAGCCTCTTAAGCCAGGTGTCAGACTCATGGCCAGGCCCCCAGCTTCAGGCAAAACttcaaccagattaaaatgtaattgggaaatgttgaacAAAACTGCTCTAAACCATCATACTTTTCATTCAAATGTTTCtgctaggggacagctaggtggtgcactggccttGTATTAAGAAGgaattgagtttaaatctgacctcagacacttgatacctgctagctgtgtgaccctgggaaagtcactttaccctcattgccccacaaaaacaaaaacaaatgtttctgCTATTGGCACACACCATCTCCTTACCTTCAAAGGCTAGGATGAAGATAGTATTCTACTTTATTGATActattttccctcattttataattttgaaaatctTATTTCAAATTACTTATTTATAAAGACCAATTTAAGACACAAGATTTGACTCTGCCTACTTTTATGGACAATCCAAACCAAGGCACTAATCGAGTCTCTCACAGCAGCTTCCTGCATAAGAACCACTGGTAGAAGAGGCTCCTGGGTAACAGGTCAAGGTTTCGCCAAAACTTGCTTTTTGCAGGGGCAGGCAGGGAATCCTTTACTACTCTAAGGATCTGCGATTTCATTAGTGCAGATACACCTTTTCCTTACTACCCAGATGGCATCCCTACACACCTCTATAGAGAATTGAATGAGTTGCTGTAATCACTTAAAAGTCATCACTTGGGTCCTCAAACAACATAAAATCTGGACTTCCAGTTTGGtcagaactgatggaatctgagttCCATTGGCATAGGAAAGGAtatgaagagaaacagaaaatatttaaaacctCCAGAGAAAACTTCAACTGAAAAGTGCCATTACAATGATCTTTGCAACTAGGACAAAATAACTGTAGGGAGAAAAGCCCACTGTATCGAATGGAGGCTCACAATAATGCAATCCCAAGAGAATGTATTTCACAGAAACAAAAACCAGATGTGCAGTCAGCAATATTTGAGCTATCACCTGTATGCTTCCATCACATATAGTCACATGTCAAGAAGATACTGATGTGCTTCTGAAGTGAGGTTAGGAAGCCCAGGATCTGGTGGGCAAGACTTTAAGGATCACCTGCCTCACTGTGGCTAATAAGGGAAAGGGTCTTACTTTCAAGTAAATACTATTTCTAGTGTTAATCCTAACTGGGACCAAAGGGCAAGAGCCATTTTGACCTAGCCTCACACCCTGCCAACTCCAGTGATCATGAACAAGAAAAGCACCTCTGTGCAGATCAGACAACTGCCACCGAGGTCAGGTGCTAAATCAGAGGCAGGTCTAGAACCCCAAGATCTATGGGTGGGATTCACCTCTCACTCCAGTTGGCCTTTCAGTCTACCCCCATACCCATTAGCTGACAATCCATATAACTGTATCCTCCTCACATGAGGAACCTTTTTTTCTGGACCCATTTTTCAACTGTGGGCTGCAATTCAGACTTTGGTAGCCGCTCAAGACCTCATAAAAGCAATAGCCAAGAGTATCTAATGAGCCTGTTTGCTATGAGTCAGGAATCCCATTCAGAGGAAAAAGACCCCCAGCGGCTCAGCTCCCCAAGAGTGGAGCGTCTTCTCCTAgataaggaagaatttgaatctCCTCCAGTCCATCTCTGCACCATCGAGCGATAATGGGGGGGAAGCACCTGGAGGGCTCAGAGCCGTGTTCAACACTTTCTTCTGTTACCAGTGGTTTAAATGCTCTTCCTGGCctttgctttggttttctcatctgcaaaatgggctggACTAGACAGACTTTGGAGGCCCATCAACACTCGTCTTGGAGCCTGTGACCCTCCTTCCAACCCAGCTGGAGCCATCTTAGAAATCTAAGTCTTCTTGAGGTGACAGGACTAAATACAGTAAAAGCACACCAAAAGCATGATCCGTTTTAATACTGCTAGTTACAGTCGGCTTTATACACTctgctgccttcaaggagatattttaagCCTAAGAAGCAACTTACTTTTAAGGACAGTCTTTATTTTGGTCATCATTGGCTGCACAGTCGTTTCTCCATCAGACAGGTGATCACTCTCCCCTCCATATTTCtcttcaatttttctctttttaggggcACAAAGACCCTCTTCTAGGAGCGCATCCACATCATTGTCAAAATCGTCCTGCAAAACACTCTATCAATCAGACATTCTATCCCAGGGCTACCATGTCCTCAAGAACAGATACTACTGATTATTCCATTGGCAAATGATCATTGATAAAAGACCATAGcaaaataagaggaaaataaaCGGGTAGCTTTCAAATATGGTCACTGGATCTCCACTTAATGGCTCAAGATCATCTGAAAAACAAACTGAATGAAATCTCTTACTAGGTACTCAAGCCACAAGTCAGTTAAACACACCACAGATGTATAATCCACAGCAGAGCTTCTGAAATGGTCATTTGCTTAAActggctcaaaaagggaaaaagtatTAGTGACAACTTTTTCTATGAGTTGATAAAACTTTAATCcttcctctatttttctctttaccaaaataAAAGCATTCTACCGTGCAGAGTAGGAAAATCTTGATTTCCTCTGCAACACTGGCTTCTAAAAGATAGCTGCAATCCCTAAATGACTTTTTTCAGAGTTCTCTAATAGCCAGAAAAGTAATTAGACATACCTCATAGGAGAAATTCAAGGTGTCTTCATCCACTTTATCTCGTTGGGAAATTGCTTTAGCTGTGAACCCTCCTGTTTCTTCCTCTATCTCCATATTGTCAGTAAAATCTTCTAACTCATCCAGCACTGCATACTCCACTCTCTTTTCCTGATCAATCTCATTTTCCTCGTCCCTCTTGTCTACACTTTCACCCACTACTCCTACTATGTTCCCATGACTACCATCAAAAGGACACACATGAAAATCTCCTTTGACATCATTTATACTAAAAGCTGCCTCGGCCTTATCGTCTGGCTCAGCTCCAGTATAAAGAACCTTTCTGTCTTTGCTTTTGCAGCTTTCTGTAAAGCTTACGCTAATCTTGACGTCCTTAAGCAACCTAAGATCTGGGATGAATTTTCTAACTAAAGGGGCATGGCGAGCTGTTCTTGGGCTTAAGTCGCAGTTGTCTGGGTCTATGCAGAGACGGCTCTTGTAGGGAGCAGATCCTTTGGTGAGAAGCTGGGGTCCGAAGTGGGCGTACATGTCCCCAGCAGGGGTATCTGACTGTCCAGCACCACCAGAGCCAACGTCCATTACGTCTGCGTCACTGGACGTTTGCAGGGGAGGTGGTGGAGGCTCTTCGCTAGGAGGCAGTGGCGGGAGATAAAGGTGGTTTTCCACAATCAATTCTCTTGTCAACTCTTGTTGGAGAGGAGCTATGCTTTCCAATGTATCCATCTCTTAAATACTCTTAAAATGACCACTTTAAAAGACCCAAAACTTAGTTATATCAATCTATTCTCCTAACATGCAAAAATCCATCGAGTTAGTCAATAGGCAACACTGATGACTTAGCTAAGCTGACTacattgttcttttcattaatGTAGACAGCTTTTAGAATCACTGTCTCAATTATTGGAAATCACAATGCATTCAGCTTAAACAGCTGAAGACAGGCGGAGGGAGTGCTCTTCAGTCaagttccttttcttctttcaaccTGCAAAGAAATTGTTAAAAAACGTCACCAATTTGctgaaatatttagcaaaaaggAACACTACAGAGCCAACGATCCTACTGGGAATGTACTGTCTGCGGACGAAGGTGATTTGCATTTGAACCTCTTCCCTGGCCAAGCTGTTCTCTTAAGGAATCAACCAACAGCCCCCATTTGCAGCTTCTCTTACCAGCTCTTCTAATACTCTTCTTTCTGGGAACATGGAAATGCTCACACCATTTGGTGTTACTGAAGGTCATCATTTTTAGCAAGtgtgccgccccccccccttctttctccagTACACAGGTTACAGCCAAAGTCCAAAATTacaattattttgtttcttactcacaAGACACAGAATTGATTTCTACTACACTGGTTTTAGGTTGCCTTAGAATACtttagaggaggaaagagaaaataaattattaaacacTCCCATAGCTTAATGCAGATAGATAGTAGCAGAGCAGTTTCAAGTCATAATTCACATTTCCCTAGGATAatactacaaaataattttgagtcaCAATCCATTCTTTCCAGGTTAACATAAATTTTGGATTTGTTATATTGACAAGCCAAGCCTTTTAGTTTCAATAAGGTACATTGACAGACCTATTATGCTGACTCACCCGGATGGCAGTTACTAAATAGTGTCACCTGGAGGACTTAAAAAATGAGCACAATTACCATTTCATACATGATGATCGCCCCCCCCCATACATTTAATCCCATTGCTGCTTGTCTTGCTAACTTAAATCATAACTGCTCATGTGTGTATTACTGGCCAGActtcaagcttcttgagggcaagggacaGTCACCCAAGTTAATCTGAATACAGGCTATGCTCTCAAAATAAGCTCTCCTACACACAAGAACATACTCATACAGAAAAACAGCTGCAACCCCACACCAAACTTGTGTTTTACGCAAGCCAGAATTTATATTTGGACCACTATAAAGCCTTTGTACTACCCACCAACACCTAGCAAGGAGCTGGACTCATAGCAGCCATTAAGTACATGTGTTCAACCTGACAGAACTGTGAGCGTATCTAAGAATTATGAAGAAGCACTTCTATAAAAAGTCATGAACAGGAATATGAAATGAGGTTGTTGGCTTCAATTTAAGGGGGAGCTCAAGAGCAGGTACTGTACCTTCTCTATTTCCCCACTATTTGTACCACTGTATTCAAAACAGTCACAGAGCAACCAAATAAAGATATGCTACTGACACAGGTGGTAGGCACTTTCCTCTAGATAGCCAACCAGGGGGGAAATGTTGCTGCCCCAGACCCATTCTCTCACTCCTCAGTTTCCAGTGAACTTGGTACAGTCTACAGAAACAGGCATACACAATGAgaataaagtgcctactatgtgccaggcactggagatagagtcctctgccctcaaggaacttcctgGGGAGGATGAGGGAGAAACACGTACCCATGTAAATAAAGGATATGCACAAAGTACATACAAGGTAATGGGGAGAGGCACAGACTGGGGGacaatcaggaaaggtctcatgtaagACATGGCACTTCACTATCAGCCGAGTTGTCAAAGAAGCCAGAGGTTCTATGAGAAGGGGCTGAGGAGGTAGTCTATTCAAGGCCTACCTAGAACATCCTGTGTCAGAAACAGTAAGGTGGACTGGGCCTTGTGCATTCAAGGAGAGGGTCAAGCCTGAAAAGGTGGGCTcaaggcagatttcaggaaaacctggactgatgctgagtggggggagcagaaccaggagaacactgtacacagtaacactgtgtgattatcaactgtgacagacttggctcttctcggcaatgcaatgatccagggcaattccaaaggactcatgttggaaagtgctctccacatccagagaaagaactgtgggatctgaatgcagattgaaccactgtttctacttttttgaggtttttctcttttgttctgattcttctttcacaacatgactaatgcagaaatctgtttaatgattgtacatatataacctatattagactgctttctgtcttggggagggaaggagaaaaatttggaattaaaaatcttatggaaatgttgaaaactatctttatacgtaactagaaaataataaaatcctttaatgattaaaaaaagaaaagaaaaggtgggCTCAAACTAGCCAGGGAAGGGCTAACTGCcaaatgggaatttatttttcatcCTAGAGTCCAGGGGAAGTTACAAGCAGAGTGACATCAGACTCTTTGGCAGTAATGTGAGGACAGGAGAGATTTGAAGGCAGAAAGAGCAATCAGGCAAGAGAAAAGGTGAAGGCATGAACTAGGGTACTAGGAGGGAGAATAAACCAAGAATTGACTACTAATTGGATAtacagggaaaaggaaaagttcAGAATGGCCCTGAGCTCAGAATGGATGAGGTGAATATAAGCACAAAGTGCTACCCTGGGAGCTAGGGACACAAAAAcactgtccctgctctcagggggcTCATCACCAATCTAGAGAGGCCACAGGCTTCAGCTGCAGTTGGAGGGAAAGGCCCTGCAGTCCTGAGGAGCATTTCCACTGATAAAGCTGGATCTGTTCCCATGCCACAGCCAAGAACCTTCTCTCCCAGATCGGTCATCAGTCCTTGGTGGCTGCTGAGGTCGGCTGTGGCACCTTCATAAGCTGCATCTCTATGGGGGTTGCTGCTtgccagatggctctagaggtaTTCCCAGGCTCCTAGGACAGCTATCTCCAGTGAGGCATCCACCACACaaataaggaagtttagaagagaagTGAGTCTGGCcagataatgaattttgttttagagGTGGTGAGTAGAAGATGCCAAGAGTCATCTGGagggaaatgtccaataggcaaacACTGATGTGAGGCTGGATCTtaggagctggggatacaaatctaGGGGCCATTGGTAAAGTGATCACTGAATCCATAGGAGCTTGAGATCACCAAGCCAGAaagcataaaaagagaaaagggctggGAGACACCCACGGGGATTCAACAAGCAGGAAGACGAAGCAATCACGAGTCTCATAAAAACCCAGCAGTTGGATCCAGAAAGAGTCGGTGGTCAAGGGAAAAGGGGTGCAGATAAAAAAGCCATTAgatcccagctctaaatccaggGTCCTCTGCAGTGGCTGTTAAGAAACCCCAAGTACTTTGGAAAAGCAATTTCGGGTGAGTGATCAGGTGGTAAGCCACACTGCTGGGAACTGAAGGAGAGGTGAAGTGGAGATGAGGTTAGGAGTCTGGAGAAGAAAGATGCGGGTTCTACGAGGAAATGGCAAGGTCACAGAAGCCCAGGTAACCTACAGTCTCATTACCTCCACATCTaatgaccctgggttcttgaagagcATCCCAGGGAACAGACCAACCTAGAGAGACTTCCAATAGAGACCACAAAGAGATTGGGACAAAATATAATGCACTGGCTTACAAGCTTTACATTTAACAAAGACTTAATAACAATATCCTTGTTTTGCTGTGATCTGCAATCTGTAATGGTTCTCTATGTGCATAAGTGTGTATCCATATCTTAAAAATCTGATGATTCTCACATCTACTTATGCGGTCCTAACCTCCAGACTTCCATCTGCAAATGCCTAATGAATGTCCCCAGGTAGATAGCTTAAAAACATCTTAAAATTCAACTCGACTTAAAAAAGGTCATCTGCATTCGAtgtctctacttcctttcctttcttcttactctTAATTCTCTATATTCTAGATTCTGACCTCACAACTGAAACTGCTCCCTGCAAAGCTCCTCACTGCTCACTCCTTGACACCACACTCCCTCCCACCTAGTTGGGGTCTCTTCCCAAGTCTCCTTTGTTGGAGCTTCAGCCAGTCTCACTCTTAGCACTGTGGGTGTCCtccaggctctgtcctgggccctattccattctctctctaGATTAtcgcttggtgatctcatcagcttccaagTACTGATCTCTATGCTGGTGATTCTCAAACTGATCTGTCTAGTCCTGATCTCCTGACTTGGGTCTCCAACTGCCTCTTGGGCATTTCACAATGGCTTCTCCTATAGATCTCTAAAACTTGACAAGTCCCAAATTGGACTGACTCATTTGTCTTTCCTgccaaacccttccctcttcctaaatttTCCATTATTCCTCAGGATAATCTTCGCCAACATCCTCCCCATGACCTGTATTTATAACCTAGGGATTCAGTTTCATCCCTAATCTCCACTCTATTGCCAAGGGTGCTGATTTTACCTTCCCGACATCTCCTTAACATGCTCCCTGACATGCCTAGAATACTGAAATAGCTGCTCTGAGTCTGCTGGCCACAAAGTCTCAAATTCATCTTCTCCAGTGGCTCTGTAACACCTCCAGGATCATCTTCTTTGGCATTCAGAGTGGTcttctcccacctttccagtctttgccAGTGATGCTGGCTGTCTTTCATGCCCAAATTCTTTCTCTACCcccccacctcctggcttccttcaaattccaactaaaatcccatcttctatgagaagcctttcccagttttctcttatactagtcccttccctctgtgGATTTCCTCCAACAGAGCCTGTCTGTAGCTTGTGCCCATAGTTGTTTACCTGTTGGCTCCTCTATTatagattgggagctccttgggggcagggactgtgtgtggcctttctctgtatccccaggggttagcacagtttctggaacACTTGACCCAAAGTCCATTTTTTTATGAGTGTTGCCTATAGGTGGtcaatgggatttgaaccaggtgAGCTTTCAGGCCAATGAAATACATCTGCCTCTACCTCCTGGATACAATTCTTAAGTAGGCAGCAAGGTGACATAGGCtatagcactggtcctggagtcaggaagagcacTTCAGATCCAgccatactagctatgtgatctggggcaagtcacttaagttgtctgcctcagtctcctcgtctgtaaaatgagaatcataacAATAcccgaggatcaaatgaggtaatatttgtaaaaagtgctttggAACTTTTAAGAACacagtaagtgttatataaatgtaatgtttGGCTTGGTTCAAGATCACGTTGAAGTGGTTCCATCTCCATTTCAGAATATCCTGGATATATTTTGCTTCTCAAAAGGATATTGACACACAGATTTGAAATTAACATTACTTCCATGGGGACAGAGATCTCTAGGCTCCCtggaagcaaaagaaaatatCAGTGGATATAATACAGTTTGGTGAGACCGATTAGATTTTAAGTCTCACCTGGACTTCTTTTGACATTGGTTTTTGGCACAACCCTGAATGAAAAAAGGGAGTTTTATCACAGTGAAAATCTCTCTTTTTCCAATTACTGGtcaaaattaccttttttttctagTCATCAGTACTCCAGTCTTTGTATTGTCTTTCCtaagaaaaacattttctccttggTTAACAGTTCTTTATACTGGTCTTCTTGATGTTCTTCTAACTTCAAGAAAGCAATGCCAGAGCCACAGTGTAGAAGCAGCATTAATATACATAGCCCAGTCCCTAGAAAGGTCCTTTGCTTGTTTTCTGAAATCAGTTTTACAGCAATGTCAGTTTTTAGCATTGTTTTATCTTTTCAACTGTACTAGAATGATCTTGTTTCATCGTGGCTTTGAATGATTCTTGAAATGCTTGCCTTTCCCACACCAACAGCTGCTGCAATATCTCTTACAGTCATAGAAGTGTACTCTTTAAGAGCTACAGTTGTTACATGTTTCCAGGGTAACCTTTCTTTAAAAACCACAGAATTAAAAacatgaagagagaaatgaaaaacatGTGTATGGCATGAAATACAGCACTCAACTGACAGAACTAACTCAAGAGTGAGAAACCAGTTCAATCCAGTTTCATCTGATCAAGACCAGCTTTTTTCTGAGTCAGCTTAGTGTCAGGAGAAGCAGTGGCAAGCTCACTGCTGACACAAAATGAAGCCATCAAAATTATTGTTTGTACCAAGTAATTCACAACCCTCCCTAAGTATGTGTGGGGGAGGCTTATCGCCAGGTCAGCTATCAGGCAGGCAGTGATGGCTTTTTTCCCCATGGGCAACTCAAAAAAGCCTATTTCAGGGGCTGTAGTTCTGTATCAGTACACAGATCTTTTCCAAGATATGAATCAAGCAGAAGAGTTCTGAACTACCTGAATCCTCCTACCTGGGCCAAGTGATACATCTGTGAAAGCAACACCTCATCAGCACCAACGTGAGATTTAGAAAATACAAAACACCCCTATTCATATCAGtgatttgaaaatatttgttattcTAAATGAGATTTCTCATAGATGAACACATCAGACCTCTCTCCCTTTACCATTCTCTTCAATCACACCTTCTCTAAGCCTAACAACACAAACAATACAAACTGTAGGCTTCAGTAACTTAAATCAACACATAACACTCTTTACAAAGCCATGGTTTTACAACTGCTGTTCTCCATCACTACAGATATGAGGAAAACTAGCTTATACATATCTATTACCACCCACACAGGGCAGTATCTATGTGGGAATGACCAAATGGCCCCTTGTTCATTCAACCAGGCAAAACCAATCCAAACCAAACAGCAGCTCAAGACAAATGCCAAAAGGCACCAACATCAAACCTGTGTGAGAGTACCCTACCCACGAGACTATAAGAACATGCGCTTTGATGACTTTAAAATGAAGTTTGACTAGGGTCTCGCTGGGGCAAGAGGTCTTTATTATTCTGCTTAGCCTGTCAGAAACAATCTTAATTCTTTGGTCTGTGCAACAGGCCTTCCCCTATTAGACACACACAGCTTCCATCAAAGGAactcagaaaacaaaaaccaaacaaacaagtattctttcttttgtagAAGCAAGAATATCAAAAAACTTGGTGCTAAAACCCTGATCCCTAACCTAGATGTGCATATAGCAGAACAAACCAATACTGGAAACTTAATTAAAACAAACCCAATGTTATCAATTAACATTGGCACTGCAATTTTGGATATCATTGTTAAAACACCACTGGAGAAGTAGAGTGTGGTACAAACAACACAGGCTCTTCTTCTGTCCTTGTAGCTAAACACCTCTAAAAGGCAGTCTACTATAGGTGCTTCCACTCTCTCCTCTTACTCCTTTGTAACCTCCTACAATCCAGCTTCCGACCTTAGCAtgccactgaaactgctctccaaagttaccactgTTCTCTCAGCTGCCAAGCCCAGTAGCCTCTTCTCATCCTCATTGTCGACTTCTCTGCAGCCTGTGACACCACCGAAGACTCTCCTCTCAGGACACCTCTCATGGTTCTTCTACGAATCTGAACATGCTTTTGGTCTCCTTTACTGGATGATCCTTGCCCAGATCACAACCTCTGACTCCATGTATTgcccagggttctgtcctggacctGCCTCTACCTCACTGGGTGATCTCCACTCCCATGAATTTAATGACCATCTCTGGACCGATGATTCCACCTATCCTGCCAACATGTCTGCAGACCTCCAATCTCTTATCTCCAACTACAGAGGGTAACACCATCATCCTTCCACACGCTCCTCAACCTAGGAGTCATTCAGAATTCATTGTCTCTTACTCTCATAAAAGGACCAAGACTTGATGATGTCACCTCTGCAGCCCGTCTTAAATACACCCCccctctcttctgacactgccccaACCCTGGTCTGGACACTCATCACCTTCACTGCCCAAAGTCTCCCCGTACCCCAGTCCACTCCCAATAGTTCTCCAGTGCGGATCTGACCACATCAGGCTCTCCTGGATCAACTCCAGTGGTCCCCTactgcctccaggagcaaatacaaaattctctacttgcattcaaatcctttCCATAAACtagcccctcctacttttccagtcttcttaccccttcctccccaggccatacactttgatccagggAACACTGgccttcctggctgttccacaaacaagaccttcccatctctcagctctgggcattctctctggccgTTGCCCAAGTTGGGAACACTGACCTCCCTGCCCGCTTTCTCCAAGGAGGCTTCCCCAACCTaacttaattccagtgccttccctcctgTAGTGTTTTGTGCATATCTATCTGCTCGTTGTccaccccattagattgtgaactctttgagggcagggactgtctactgcctctttctgtatcctcagtgcttaacaaagagtctggcacatagtaggtgcttaataagttttTACTGATTATGATAATCCAAGGTCTACCACTCACTGCTATATTAGGCATGGGCAAATCACATGAACTtcatgttttctcctctataagaTACAGGGTTGACGTGTGCACAACATATTTCTCAAGGATTCTATGGGGAAAGTGTTAAAATgtctcttttttacagatgaggacacagacCCGAGATGGAGCCTTGCTCACTTCATCTGtgaatggtttttttttggcggggtaatgagggttaagagacctgcccagggtcgcccagctactaagtgtcaagtgtctgaggtcggatttgaactcgggtcctcctgaatccagggccggtgctttgtccactgcgccacctagctgcccctctccttgctCACTTCAGAATCCAGACATCGACTTCCAGGACAGGGCTTTTTGGCCCTCGGTCTTAGGCGACGTGGAAGGAAAGCAAAATAAAGAATGACTGACAGTGAGAAAGCTGCCCCAGATGTTTGGTCAAGCAGCCAACAGAGCCGGGATGCAGCAGCACCCATCCTGAGCCAGGAGCTGTGCCAGGA includes:
- the DGCR8 gene encoding microprocessor complex subunit DGCR8 isoform X1, with product MDTLESIAPLQQELTRELIVENHLYLPPLPPSEEPPPPPLQTSSDADVMDVGSGGAGQSDTPAGDMYAHFGPQLLTKGSAPYKSRLCIDPDNCDLSPRTARHAPLVRKFIPDLRLLKDVKISVSFTESCKSKDRKVLYTGAEPDDKAEAAFSINDVKGDFHVCPFDGSHGNIVGVVGESVDKRDEENEIDQEKRVEYAVLDELEDFTDNMEIEEETGGFTAKAISQRDKVDEDTLNFSYEDDFDNDVDALLEEGLCAPKKRKIEEKYGGESDHLSDGETTVQPMMTKIKTVLKSRGRPPTEPLPDGWIMTFHNSGIPVYLHRESRVVTWSRPYFLGTGSIRKHDPPLSSIPCLHYKKMKDNEERELSNDITPIGDASPIKSLDKASELDSQNEEPDSTAVDSGSLDEKEPLGGDTAQGALGQVKAKVEVCKDESVDLEDFRNYLEKRFDFEQVTVKKFRTWAERRQFNREMKRKQAESERPILPANQKLITLSVHDAPTKKEFVINPNGKSEVCILHEYMQRVLKVRPVYTFFECENPSEPFGASVTIDGVTYGAGTASSKKLAKNKAARATLEILIPDFVKQTSDEKPKDSEELEYFNHISIEDSRVYELTSKAGLLSPYQILHECLKRNHGMGDTTIKFEVIPGKNQKSEYVMTCGKHTVRGWCKNKRVGKQLASQKILQLLHPHVKNWGSLLRMYGRESNKMVKQEMSDKSVIELQQYAKKNKPNLHILNKLQEEMKKLAQEREETRKKPKMTIVESAQPGSEPLCTVDV
- the DGCR8 gene encoding microprocessor complex subunit DGCR8 isoform X2; translation: MDTLESIAPLQQELTRELIVENHLYLPPLPPSEEPPPPPLQTSSDADVMDVGSGGAGQSDTPAGDMYAHFGPQLLTKGSAPYKSRLCIDPDNCDLSPRTARHAPLVRKFIPDLRLLKDVKISVSFTESCKSKDRKVLYTGAEPDDKAEAAFSINDVKGDFHVCPFDGSHGNIVGVVGESVDKRDEENEIDQEKRVEYAVLDELEDFTDNMEIEEETGGFTAKAISQRDKVDEDTLNFSYEDDFDNDVDALLEEGLCAPKKRKIEEKYGGESDHLSDGETTVQPMMTKIKTVLKSRGRPPTEPLPDGWIMTFHNSGIPVYLHRESRVVTWSRPYFLGTGSIRKHDPPLSSIPCLHYKKMKDNEERELSNDITPIGDASPIKSLDKASELDSQNEEPDSTAVDSGSLDEKEPLGGDTAQGALGQVKAKVEVCKDESVDLEDFRNYLEKRFDFEQVTVKKFRTWAERRQFNREMKRKQAESERPILPANQKLITLSVHDAPTKKEFVINPNGKSEVCILHEYMQRVLKVRPVYTFFECARATLEILIPDFVKQTSDEKPKDSEELEYFNHISIEDSRVYELTSKAGLLSPYQILHECLKRNHGMGDTTIKFEVIPGKNQKSEYVMTCGKHTVRGWCKNKRVGKQLASQKILQLLHPHVKNWGSLLRMYGRESNKMVKQEMSDKSVIELQQYAKKNKPNLHILNKLQEEMKKLAQEREETRKKPKMTIVESAQPGSEPLCTVDV